CTACAACCCGCTGATCCCGGACGGGCACAACTGGAAGGCCACCCTCATGATCGAGTTCGACGATCCCGCGGTGCGCCGGCGCGAGCTCGCCCGTCTCGTGGGGATCGAGGACCGGGTCTGGGTGCGGGTGGCCGGCTTCCCGCCGGTCTACGCCGTCGCCGACGAGGACCTGCAGCGCGACACCGGCGAGAAGACCTCGGCGGTGCACTTCCTGCGCTTCGAGCTCACCCCGGAGATGGTGCGCGCGGTGCGCGCCGGTGCCGACGTCGCCCTCGGCATCGACCACCCCGCCTACCGCCACGCCGTGGAGTCCCTGCCGGAGCCGGTGCGGGCCTCCCTGGCCGAGGATCTCGACCCCCCCGCCTGAGCCGCGGGGGCGTTCGTGCCGCGCCCCCGATGCGGCTAGACTAGCGCCCCCATGAACGGGAGCATCCTCCCCGCGCTCGTCGTCGGCGCCGCGGCCCTGCCGGCCGCCGCGGCGCCGGTGCCCCTCCCGGCGGGGGTGCCGGGACAGTGGATCGAGCTCGAGGTGCGCGACCGCGCCGTCCTGCGCTACGCCATCGCGCCGGAGAGCCTCGCCGTGGGCGGGGACGGCGTCGTGCGCTACGTGGTGGCGCTGCCGAGCGGCTCGGCGCGCAACGTGGTCTTCGAGGGCATCCGCTGCGGCGACGCCCGCTACACCCTCTACGCCTACCTGGCGCCCGATGGGCGGTGGCGCCGCTACCCGGGGGAAGGCTGGCATCGCGTCGCGCGCGGCGCCGGCCATCGCGTGGTGCTCTACCGCCGCCACTTCTGCGACCAGCGGGGGCGGCCGCGGCCGCGGGCCGAGATCCTGCGCCGGCTCGGCGCCGAGGCCGTGCGGGGGGCGCCATGAGCAGCGTCTACGACGCCGCCTCCATCGAGGTGCTCACGGGGCTCGAGCCGGTCCGCCGCCGCCCCGGCATGTACACCGACACCGCGCGCCCGGATCACCTCGCCCAGGAGGTCATCGACAACGCGGTGGACGAGGCCATCGAGGGCCACGCCCGCGAGATCACGGTGATCCTCCACGAGGACGAGTCGCTGGAGGTGATCGACGACGGCCGCGGCATGCCCGTGGACGTCCACCCCGAGGAGGGGCGTCCGGGGGTGGAGGTGATCCTCACGCGCCTCCACGCCGGGGGCAAGTTCTCCCGCAAGAACTACCGCTTCTCGGGGGGGCTGCACGGGGTCGGCGTCTCGGTGGTGAACGCCCTCTCGCGCCGCCTCGAGGTCTGGGTCTGGCGCGACGGGGCCGAGCACCACATGGCCTTCGCGCACGGCGAGCCCCTGGGGCCCCTGGAGCGCACCGGCGAGGTGCCGCGCCGGCGCACCGGCACGCGCCTGCGCTTCTGGCCCGAGCCGCGCCACTTCGACAGCCCGCGCTTCTCGCTGCCGCGCCTGCGCCATCTGCTGCGCGCCAAGGCGGTGCTGCTGCCGGGTCTTGCGGTGCATCTGGAGGATCGCCGCGCCGGCACGCGCGAGACCTGGCGCTACGAGGCGGGGCTCGCCGGGTATCTCGCGGCCGCGCTGGGGGCGGCGCCGCGCCTGCCCGCCGAGCCCTTCACCGGCAGCTTCGCCGCCGAGGAGGAGGCGGTGGACTGGGCCCTGGCCTGGCTTCCCGAGGGCGGGGAGCCGGTGGCCGAGAGCTACGTCAACCTCGTCCCGACGCCCCAGGGGGGCACCCACGTCAACGGCCTGCGCACGGGGCTGACCGAGGCCCTGCGGGAGTTCTGCGACCTGCGCGGGCTGCTCCCGCGCGGGGTGCGCCTCGCCCCCGATGACGTCTGGGACCGGCTCGCCTACGTGCTCTCGGTCCGGCTCGCGGAGCCGCAGTTCTCGGGCCAGACCAAGGAGCGGCTGACCTCGCGGGCCTGCGCGGCGTTCGTCGCCGGCGTGGTCAAGGACGCCTTCAGCCTCTGGCTGCACCAGCACCCGCAGGCCGGGGAGGCCATCGCGCAGCTCGCCATCGCCGAGGCCCAGCGCCGCCTCCGCGCCGCGCGCAAGGTGGAGCGCAAGCGCGTCACCGGCGGCCCGGCGCTGCCCGGGAAGCTGGCCGACTGCACCCTCCAGGACCCCGCCCGCACCGAGCTCTTCCTGGTGGAGGGCGACTCGGCCGGCGGCTCGGCCCGTCAGGCCCGCGACCGCCAGTTCCAGGCCGTGCTGCCGCTGCGGGGGAAGATCCTCAACACCTGGGAGGTGGCGCCCGAGCAGGTGCTGGCCTCGCAGGAGGTGCACGACATCGCGGTGGCCATCGGCGTCGATCCGGGCTCGGACCGGCTCGACGGGCTGCGCTACGGCAAGGTCTGTATCCTCGCCGACGCCGACTCCGACGGCAACCACATCGCGACCCTGCTGTGCGCGCTGTTCCTGCGCCACTTCCGGCCCCTGGTCGCGGCCGGGCACGTCTACGTGGCGATGCCGCCCCTCTACCGCATCGACGTGGGCAAGGACGTCTACTACGCCCTCGACGACGAGGAGCGCCAGGGGATCCTCGACCGCATCGCCGCCGAGGGCCGCCGCGGCCGGGTGACGGTGACGCGCTTCAAGGGGCTCGGGGAGATGAATCCGATGCAGCTGCGCGAGACCACCATGGATCCGGACACCCGCCGGCTCGTGCGCCTGACCCTCTCGCCCGGCGACGACGACGGCGAGCTGCTGGACCTGCTGCTCGCCCGGCGGCGGGCCGCCGATCGGCGCGCCTGGCTCGAGGCGAGGGGCAATCTCGCCCGCATCCGGTGATCGGGCCCGGACCGCGCGAGGAGACCGCCATGGAGAGCCTGCCCATCCGCCAGTTCGCCGAGCGGGCCTATCTCGACTACGCCATGTACGTGGTCCTCGACCGCGCCTTGCCGCACATCGGCGACGGCCTCAAGCCGGTCCAGCGGCGCATCGTCTACGCCATGTCGGAGCTCGGCCTCGGCCCCGGCGCCAAGCCCAAGAAGGCGGCGCGCACCGTCGGCGACGTCCTCGGCAAGTACCACCCGCACGGGGATGCGGCCTGCTACGAGGCCATGGTCCTCATGGCCCAGCCCTTCTCCTGCCGCTACCCGCTCATCGACGGCCAGGGCAACTGGGGCTCGCCGGACGACCCCAAGTCGTTCGCCGCCATGCGCTACACCGAGGCGCGGCTGACCCCCTACGCAAGGCTGCTCCTGGAGGAGCTGGGGCAGGGCACGACGGACTGGGTGCCCAACTTCGACGGCACCCTCGAGGAGCCGGCGGTGCTCCCGGCGCGGGTCCCCAACGTGCTCCTCAACGGCACCACCGGGATCGCCGTCGGCATGGCCACGGACATCCCGCCCCACAACCTGAGGGAGGTGGTGGCGGCCTGCCTGCTGCTGCTGGAGCGGCCCGAGGCCTCCATCGAGGAGATCATGGCGCGGCTGCCCGGCCCCGACTTTCCCACCGAGGCCGAGATCGTCACCCCGCGCGAGGAGCTCGCGCGCATCTACGAGACCGGATCGGGCACCCTGCGCGCACGGGCGCGCTGGGAGCAGGACGGGGCCGAGATCGTGATCACCGCCCTGCCCTATCAGGTCTCGGGGGCGCGGGTGCTGGAGCAGATCGCGCGCGAGATGCAGGCGAAGCGGCTGCCCATGGTGGAGGACCTGCGCGACGAGTCCGACCACGAGAACCCGACACGGCTGGTCCTGACCCTGCGCTCGCGCCGCGTCGATGCCGAGGCGGTCATGGCCCACCTCTTCGCCACCACCGATCTCGAGCGCAGCTACCGCGTCAACCTCAACCTCATCGGCCTCGACGGCCGCCCCGGCGTGCGGCCGCTGCCGGAGCTGCTGCTGGAGTGGCTCGACTTCCGGCGCGCCACCGTGCGCCGCCGCCTCGAGCACCGCCTCGGCCGCGTGCGCGAGCGCCTCCACGTCCTCGAGGGGCTGCGCATCGCCTACCTCCACATCGACGAGGTGATCGAGATCATCCGCCGCGAGGACGAGCCCAAGCCGGTGCTCATGGCCCGCTTCGGCCTCACCGACGCCCAGGCCGAGGCCATCCTGGAGCTGCGGCTGCGCCACCTGGCGCGGCTCGAGGAGATGCGGCTGCGCGCCGAGCAGGACGCGCTCGAGGCCGAGCGCGAGACGATCGAGGCGGTGCTGGGCTCGGAGGCCCGGCTCTCGGCGCTCGTCGCCGAGGAGCTTACCGCCGACGCCGAGCGGCACGGCGACGCACGGCGCTCGCCCATCGTGGAGCGCCGGCCGGCGCGCGCCCTCGACCCGCGCGCCCTCGTCCCCAGCGAGCCGGTGACCGTCGTGCTCTCGCGCAAGGGCTGGGTGCGCGCCGCCAGGGGCCATGAGGTGGATCCCGAGGCCCTCGCCTACCGTGCCGGCGACGGCTTCCTCGCCGCCGCCCGCGGCCGCAGCAGCGACGTCGCCGTCTTCCTCGACTCCACGGGGCGGGTCTACGCCGTGCCGGCGCATGTCCTGCCCTCGGCGCGCGGCCAGGGCGAGCCGCTCAGCGGGCGCGTCTCGCCCCCGGACGGGGCCCGCTTCCTCTCCGTGCTCATGGGGCCGGAGGAGCAGGCGGTGCTCCTTGCCTGCGACGCAGGCTTCGGCTTCATCGCCCGCCTCGGCGCGCTGCAGCCGCGCCAGCGCGGCGGCCGCGCCGTGCTGGCGCTGCCCGAAGGTGCTTCGCCGCTGCCGGCGGTGCCGCTCGCCGACGTGGAGGCCGATCTGGTGGTGGCGGCCTCGTCGGATGGGCGCCTGCTGGCCTTCCCGGCGGCGGAGCTTCCGCGCATGGCCCGCGGCAAGGGGCAGCGCATCCTCGCCCTGCCCCGCGGCGGTGCGGCGCGGATGGTGGCGGTGGCGGCGGTGGGGCCGGGGCGCATCCTGCGCGTGCACTGCGGCAGGCGCCACCTGCGCCTGGGCTTCGCCGACCTCGAGCCCTACCTGGGGCCGCGCGGGCGCCGGGGACGGGCCCTGCCGCGCGGCTTCCAGCGCGTGGAGCGCCTCGAGGTGGTGTGATCAGGGAGGCCGGCGGCCCCCTGCACCGGCGCGCCCCCCGTCTGCACGCGCCGTTCCACGCCGGCTATACTACCCGCCTTCCGCCGTAAGTGCCCCCGCGGCGGGAACTTTATCGAGGAGACGGTTTCCAATGATCGGCTCCGTGGGGGCGGTTCGCCGCGGGGCCGCACGGGATGTCCTGCCGCTCGAGACGGAGGGAACGATGAAGCGTGTGATGCTCTTCCTGGGCACGAACGTGGCCGTGCTCCTGGTCATGAGCGTGTCGCTGCGCCTGCTCGGGGTCGACCGGATCCTCGAGCAGGGCGCCGGGATCGACTTCGAGGCGCTGCTCGTCTTCGCCGCCCTGCTGGGCATGGGCGGCTCGTTCATCTCGCTCGCCCTCTCCAAGTGGACCGCGATCCACATGATGGGGCTGCGTGTCATCGAGGAGCCGGCCGACGCCACCGAGGCCTGGCTGGTGGAGACGGTGGGGCGTCTTGCCCGCGAGGCGGGCATCGGCACGCCGGACGTGGCCGTCTACGAGGGGGCCGAGATGAACGCCTTCGCCACCGGTATGGACCGCGACCACGCCCTCGTGGCGGTGAGCACGGGGCTGCTGCGCGGCATGCGCCCGGAGGAGGTGGAGGCGGTGCTCGGCCACGAGGTCAGCCACATCGCCAACGGCGACATGGTCACCCTGGCCCTCATCCAGGGGGTGGTCAACACCTTCGTGATCGTGCTCTCGCGCGTGGTCGGGCACGTCATCGACCGGGTGGTCCTCCGCAACGAGCGCGGCTACGGCCCGGGCTTCTTCGTCGCCACCCTCGTGGCGCAGGTGGTGCTGGGGATCCTCGCCAGCATCATCGTCTTCTGGTTCTCCCGCCGGCGCGAGTTCCGGGCCGATGCGGGCGGGGCGCGCCTTGCCGGGCGCGCGCCCATGATCGCGGCGCTGCGGCGGCTGGCGGCCCAGCACGAGGCCGAGCCGCTGCCCGACCAGCTTGCGGCCTTCGGCATCTCCGGGCGCGTGGGGCAGGGCCTGGCGCGGCTGTTCATGACCCACCCGCCGATCGAGGAGCGCATCGCCGCCCTCGAGGCCATGGCCTGAGGGCGCCGTTGGCCCCCCCACCGGGCCGGCGGCTACAATGTGGGCCCTTCGTGGCTGCGGGAGACGGGGATGAGGCTTGCGAGGGCCTTTGCGGGGCTGCGCCCCGCGCCGGGGCGGGCGGCGGAGGTCATCGCGCCGCCCTACGACGTGGTCTCGACCGAGGAGGCGCGTGCCCTCGCCGCCGGGCGCCCGTGGAGCTTCCTGCACATCTCGCGCCCGGAGATCGACCTCCCGCCCGGCACCGATCCCCATGACGATGCGGTCTACCGGCGCGGCGCCGAGAACCTGGCGCGGATGATGCGCGAGGGGGTGCTGGTGCGCGATCCCGCCCCGCGGCTGTACGTCTACCGCATGGCCGCGGAGGGCCACGAGCAGACGGGCGTGGTCGCCGCGGTCTCGGTGGCGGCCTACGAGGCGGGGCGGGTGCGCCGGCACGAGCATACCCGCCCGGACAAGGAGGCCGACCGCGCGCGCCAGATCGACGTCCTCGACGCCCAGACCGGCCCGGTCCTGCTCGCGCATCGCGGAAGCGGCGCGCTGCAGGCGCTGGTGGCGGAGGTGGCGGCGGCCCCTCCCGAGGTGGACGTGGTCGCGCCCCACGACGGCGTCCGCCACCAGATCTGGCCGGTCGCCGACCCGGCGCGGGTGGCGGCCCTGGAGGCGGCCCTCGACGCGCTGGATGCCCTCTACATCGCCGACGGGCATCACCGCTCGGCGGCCGCGGCCCGGGTCGCGGCCGAGCGCCGCCGCCGCCACGGGGACGACCCCGAGGCCCCTTGGGCGCGCTTCCTCGGCGTCATCTTCCCTGCGGCGCAGATGCGCATCCTCGACTACAACCGCGTCGTGCGCGATCTCGCCGGCCACACCCCGGAGGGCTTCCTGGAGGCGCTGCGCCGCCGCATGCGGGTGGAACCGGCGGAGCGTCCGGTGGCCCCCGAGCGGCCGGCCACCTTCGGCATGTACCTCGACGGGCGCTGGTACCGCCTCGCACTGGATCCGTCGCGGCTGCCGGAGGATCCGGTCCGGCGCCTGGACGTGAGCCTGCTCTCGGAGCACGTCCTCGAGCCCCTGCTCGGGATCCGCGACCCGCGCCGCGATGCGCGGATCGACTTCGTGGGCGGGGTGCGGGGGCTCGCGGAGCTCGAGCGCCGCGTCGACGCCGGCGAGATGGCGGTGGCCTTCTCCATGCACCCGACGCCCATGGAGGCCCTCATGGCGGTGGCCGACCGCGGCGAGGTGATGCCGCCCAAGTCCACCTGGTTCGAGCCCAAGCTCGCCGACGGCCTCGTCTCGCACCTGCTCGGGCCGGCGCCGTGACGGCGGATGGGGCGATGTGCTAACGTCCCCCATTCCCCAACGGCAGAGTCAGGATCATGCTGGAGAGGCTGCGAGAGGACATCCGCTGCGTCTTCGAGCGCGACCCTGCGGCGCGCAGCGTCCTCGAGGTGGTCACGGCCTACCCCGGGCTGCACGCCATCCTCATCCACCGCCTCGCCCACTGGCTCTGGAACCACGGGCTCAAGTGGCTGGGGCGCTTCGTCTCCCACATCGGGCGCTGGCTCACGGGGATCGAGATCCATCCCGGGGCCCGCATCGGGCGGCGCTTCTTCATCGACCACGGGATGGGGGTGGTGATCGGCGAGACGGCCGAGATCGGCGACGACTGCACCCTCTACCACGGCGTCACGCTCGGCGGCACCACGTGGGAGAAGGGCAAGCGCCACCCGACCCTCGGCAACAACGTCGTGGTCGGCGCCGGGGCCAAGGTCCTCGGGCCGATCCGCATCGGCGACGGCGCCCGCATCGGCTCCAACTCCGTGGTGCTCAAGGACGTGCCCGCGGGGGCCACGGTGGTGGGGGTCCCGGGGGTGGTGGTGCCGCCGCGGCGCAGCGCGGGCGAGCGCAAGCGCGCCGAGATCGCCCGCAAGATGGGCTTCGACGCCTACGGCGCCACCCGGGACATGCCCGACCCGGTGGCCCACGCCATCAACCGCATGCTCGACCACATCCACCTCATGGACCGCCGCATGGAAGCCCTGTGCCAGGCGCTGCGGGAGATGGGGGTGCGCGTCGACGCCGAGTGCCTGCCGGAGATGGAACCGGTGGAGATCGAGAGCACGGCACCGGGCGAGGAGCCGCCCCGCCACGGGCAGGACGCGGCGGCCGGGGAGGCCGGCGCCGGGGAAGGCGGGGCCGAGGCGGAGGGCGGGTCCGGGCGCGCCGCCGGCAATAATTGATGATCCCACTATGCTTTGTGGGATAATGGCCGCGGGCCAAGCGCCAGACGAGGACTTGCCATGAGACTGACCACCAAGGGGCGCTACGCAGTCACGGCGATGCTCGATCTCGCCCTGCGCGAGGGGGAGGGGCCCATCACCCTGGCCCAGATCTCGCGCCGCCAGGGGATCTCGCTCTCCTATCTGGAACAGCTCTTCGCCAAGCTCCGGCGCAGGGGGCTGGTGGCCAGCGTGCGCGGCCCCGGCGGCGGCTACCGGCTGGCCCGGCCGGCCGCGGAGATCGCCGTCGGCGACGTCATCGCGGCGGTGGACGAGGAGGTCAGCGCCATGCGCTGCGGCGGGCTCGGCAACTGCCACGACGACGAGCCCTGCCTCACCCACGAGCTCTGGTGCGAGCTCAGCCGGCGCATCCAGGACTTCCTCGCCGGCATCAGCCTCGGGGACCTGGTGGCGCGGCGGGAGATCCGCGAGATCGCGGTGCGGCAGGAGGCGCGCGCCGCCGGGGCCGAGGCGGGCGAGCGGCTCGCCGGTTGAGCACCCCGTGATCTACCTCGACTACGCCGCCACGACCCCGGCCGACCCCCGCGTGGTGCGGGCGATGCAGGCCCACCTCGGCCCCGACGGGCTCTTCGCCAATCCGTCGGCGACGAGCCACGCCCCGGGGCGGCAGGCCGCCGAGGCGGTGGAGCGGGCGCGGGCCCGCGTCGCGGCCCTCATCGGCGCCCGCGAGGTGCTCTTCACCTCCGGCGCCACCGAGGCCAACAACCTCGCCGTGCTGGGGATGGCGCGGGCGCTGCGCCGCCGCGGCCGCCACGTCGTGACCTGCGCCAGCGAGCATCCCTCGGTGCTCGACGCCTGCAGGGCGCTCGACCGCGAGGGCTTCGAGGTCACGGTGCTGGCGCCGGACGAGGGGGGGCGGCTCGCGCCGGAGCGGCTGCGCGAGGCCCTGCGGCCGGACACGGTGCTGGTGAGCGTGATGCTCGCCAACAACGAGACCGGCGTGGTGCAGGACGTGGCGGCGCTGGCCGAGCTCGCCCGCGGCCGCGGCGCCGTCTTCCACACCGACGCCGTGCAGGCGGTGGGGCGGATGCCGGTGCGGGTGGGCGACCTGGGGGTGGATCTGCTCTCGTTCACGGCGCACAAGCTCTACGGGCCCAAGGGCGTGGGGGCGCTGTGGATCCGCGACGGGCTCGACCCCCTGCCCGAGCCCCTGATGCACGGCGGCGGTCAGGAGCGCGGCCTGCGCCCCGGGACGCTGCCCACCCACCAGATCGTGGGGTTCGCCGAGGCCTGCCGCATCGCCGCCGAGGAGGGGCCCGCGGAGTGGGCGCGTCTGGCCGAGCTGACCGCGCGCCTGGAGGCCCGGCTCGCCGCCGCGGGGATGACGGCGCGCAACGGCGATCCCGCCCGCGCCGTCCCCGGGATCCTCAACATGGCCTTCTGCGGGGTGGACGCCGACGTGCTCCTCAGCCTGCTGGAGGGGGTGGCCTGCGCCAGCGGGGCGGCCTGCCATGCCGGCGACGTCCGCGGCTCCCACGTGCTGAGGGCGATGGGGCTTGCGCAGTGGCGTGTCCGCGGCGCCCTCCGCCTCTCCCTCGGCCGCTACACCACCGCCGAGGAGGTGGAGGAGGCGGCGGCGCGGATCACCGCCCTGGTGGCGCGGCTGCGCGCCGGGCGGCGCCTCGCCTGCTGAGGAACCGCACGGGCGGCGGCGCGGTCCCAAGGGGCGTCGACGCGAGACGGAGGAGGTGCAAGCGATGGCGATCCGGCTGACCGAGGCGGCCCGCGAGCGGGTCCGCGGCTTTCTGGCCCAGGACGGGAGCGCGGTGGGGCTGCGCCTGGGCGTGCGCGCCATGGGCTGCTCCGGCTACTCGTACGTCATGGATCTCGCCCGCGAGGTGGGCGAGGACGACGTCGTCTTCGAGGATGACGGCGTGCGCGTGGTGGTGGACCGGGAGAGCCTGCGGCTGCTGGACGGCACCGAGGTGGACTTCGCCCGCGAGGGCCTCAGCGAGGGCTTCCGCTTCCGCAACCCCAACGTGCGGGCCACCTGCGGCTGCGGCGACAGCTTCACCGTCTGAGCGCGTTTGCCACCCCCGCGGCCGGCGGGTAGACTGGTGCGCCCGCAGCCGGCGGCCGGCCGGCGCACGTCCACATAAGCCCGCGTCCCGGCGCGGGTTTTCGTGTTAGATTAGGCCGATTCCAGGAAAAGGGGGTCCCATGGCCATTGAGCGCACGCTCTCCATCATCAAGCCCGACGCGGTGGCGAAGAACATCATCGGCAAGATCTACACCCGCTTCGAGGAGGCGGGCCTGCGCATCGTCGCCGCCAAGATGCTGCACCTGACGCGGGAGCAGGCCGAGGGCTTCTACGAGGTCCACCGCGAGCGCCCCTTCTTCAAGGACCTGGTGGCCTACATGACCTCGGGGCCGGTGATGGTGCAGGTGCTGGAGGGCGAGGACGCCATCGCGCGCAACCGCGAGATCATGGGGGCCACGGATCCCCGTCAGGCGGCGCCGGGCACGATCCGCGCCGACTTCGCCGAGAGCATCGAGGAGAACGCGGTCCACGGCTCCGACGGTCCCGAGACCGCGGCGCGCGAGATCGCCTTCTTCTTCAAGCCGGAGGAGATTTGCCCGCGGACGCGCTGAAGACCGCAGGGGGCGGACGCACGAACCTCCTCGGCCTCGACCGCGGGGGGCTCGCGGCCTACTTCGCGCAGCGCGGGGAGCCCGCCTTCCGCGCGGTGCAGCTCGCCCGCTGGGTCTATCGCCGCGGGGTCACCGACTTCGCGGCCATGACCGATCTGTCCAAGGGGCTGCGGGCGCGGCTGGCGGAGG
This genomic interval from Inmirania thermothiophila contains the following:
- a CDS encoding DUF3501 family protein; the encoded protein is MEKLTRDDLLPLERYAEARPRLRAEVMAHKRRRRVPVGPHVTLHFEDRLTMRYQVQEMLRAERIFEPAEIEAELAVYNPLIPDGHNWKATLMIEFDDPAVRRRELARLVGIEDRVWVRVAGFPPVYAVADEDLQRDTGEKTSAVHFLRFELTPEMVRAVRAGADVALGIDHPAYRHAVESLPEPVRASLAEDLDPPA
- a CDS encoding CNP1-like family protein, with translation MNGSILPALVVGAAALPAAAAPVPLPAGVPGQWIELEVRDRAVLRYAIAPESLAVGGDGVVRYVVALPSGSARNVVFEGIRCGDARYTLYAYLAPDGRWRRYPGEGWHRVARGAGHRVVLYRRHFCDQRGRPRPRAEILRRLGAEAVRGAP
- the parE gene encoding DNA topoisomerase IV subunit B, translated to MSSVYDAASIEVLTGLEPVRRRPGMYTDTARPDHLAQEVIDNAVDEAIEGHAREITVILHEDESLEVIDDGRGMPVDVHPEEGRPGVEVILTRLHAGGKFSRKNYRFSGGLHGVGVSVVNALSRRLEVWVWRDGAEHHMAFAHGEPLGPLERTGEVPRRRTGTRLRFWPEPRHFDSPRFSLPRLRHLLRAKAVLLPGLAVHLEDRRAGTRETWRYEAGLAGYLAAALGAAPRLPAEPFTGSFAAEEEAVDWALAWLPEGGEPVAESYVNLVPTPQGGTHVNGLRTGLTEALREFCDLRGLLPRGVRLAPDDVWDRLAYVLSVRLAEPQFSGQTKERLTSRACAAFVAGVVKDAFSLWLHQHPQAGEAIAQLAIAEAQRRLRAARKVERKRVTGGPALPGKLADCTLQDPARTELFLVEGDSAGGSARQARDRQFQAVLPLRGKILNTWEVAPEQVLASQEVHDIAVAIGVDPGSDRLDGLRYGKVCILADADSDGNHIATLLCALFLRHFRPLVAAGHVYVAMPPLYRIDVGKDVYYALDDEERQGILDRIAAEGRRGRVTVTRFKGLGEMNPMQLRETTMDPDTRRLVRLTLSPGDDDGELLDLLLARRRAADRRAWLEARGNLARIR
- the parC gene encoding DNA topoisomerase IV subunit A; this translates as MESLPIRQFAERAYLDYAMYVVLDRALPHIGDGLKPVQRRIVYAMSELGLGPGAKPKKAARTVGDVLGKYHPHGDAACYEAMVLMAQPFSCRYPLIDGQGNWGSPDDPKSFAAMRYTEARLTPYARLLLEELGQGTTDWVPNFDGTLEEPAVLPARVPNVLLNGTTGIAVGMATDIPPHNLREVVAACLLLLERPEASIEEIMARLPGPDFPTEAEIVTPREELARIYETGSGTLRARARWEQDGAEIVITALPYQVSGARVLEQIAREMQAKRLPMVEDLRDESDHENPTRLVLTLRSRRVDAEAVMAHLFATTDLERSYRVNLNLIGLDGRPGVRPLPELLLEWLDFRRATVRRRLEHRLGRVRERLHVLEGLRIAYLHIDEVIEIIRREDEPKPVLMARFGLTDAQAEAILELRLRHLARLEEMRLRAEQDALEAERETIEAVLGSEARLSALVAEELTADAERHGDARRSPIVERRPARALDPRALVPSEPVTVVLSRKGWVRAARGHEVDPEALAYRAGDGFLAAARGRSSDVAVFLDSTGRVYAVPAHVLPSARGQGEPLSGRVSPPDGARFLSVLMGPEEQAVLLACDAGFGFIARLGALQPRQRGGRAVLALPEGASPLPAVPLADVEADLVVAASSDGRLLAFPAAELPRMARGKGQRILALPRGGAARMVAVAAVGPGRILRVHCGRRHLRLGFADLEPYLGPRGRRGRALPRGFQRVERLEVV
- the htpX gene encoding protease HtpX, yielding MKRVMLFLGTNVAVLLVMSVSLRLLGVDRILEQGAGIDFEALLVFAALLGMGGSFISLALSKWTAIHMMGLRVIEEPADATEAWLVETVGRLAREAGIGTPDVAVYEGAEMNAFATGMDRDHALVAVSTGLLRGMRPEEVEAVLGHEVSHIANGDMVTLALIQGVVNTFVIVLSRVVGHVIDRVVLRNERGYGPGFFVATLVAQVVLGILASIIVFWFSRRREFRADAGGARLAGRAPMIAALRRLAAQHEAEPLPDQLAAFGISGRVGQGLARLFMTHPPIEERIAALEAMA
- a CDS encoding DUF1015 domain-containing protein; this encodes MRLARAFAGLRPAPGRAAEVIAPPYDVVSTEEARALAAGRPWSFLHISRPEIDLPPGTDPHDDAVYRRGAENLARMMREGVLVRDPAPRLYVYRMAAEGHEQTGVVAAVSVAAYEAGRVRRHEHTRPDKEADRARQIDVLDAQTGPVLLAHRGSGALQALVAEVAAAPPEVDVVAPHDGVRHQIWPVADPARVAALEAALDALDALYIADGHHRSAAAARVAAERRRRHGDDPEAPWARFLGVIFPAAQMRILDYNRVVRDLAGHTPEGFLEALRRRMRVEPAERPVAPERPATFGMYLDGRWYRLALDPSRLPEDPVRRLDVSLLSEHVLEPLLGIRDPRRDARIDFVGGVRGLAELERRVDAGEMAVAFSMHPTPMEALMAVADRGEVMPPKSTWFEPKLADGLVSHLLGPAP
- the cysE gene encoding serine O-acetyltransferase — its product is MLERLREDIRCVFERDPAARSVLEVVTAYPGLHAILIHRLAHWLWNHGLKWLGRFVSHIGRWLTGIEIHPGARIGRRFFIDHGMGVVIGETAEIGDDCTLYHGVTLGGTTWEKGKRHPTLGNNVVVGAGAKVLGPIRIGDGARIGSNSVVLKDVPAGATVVGVPGVVVPPRRSAGERKRAEIARKMGFDAYGATRDMPDPVAHAINRMLDHIHLMDRRMEALCQALREMGVRVDAECLPEMEPVEIESTAPGEEPPRHGQDAAAGEAGAGEGGAEAEGGSGRAAGNN
- a CDS encoding Fe-S cluster assembly transcription factor; this encodes MRLTTKGRYAVTAMLDLALREGEGPITLAQISRRQGISLSYLEQLFAKLRRRGLVASVRGPGGGYRLARPAAEIAVGDVIAAVDEEVSAMRCGGLGNCHDDEPCLTHELWCELSRRIQDFLAGISLGDLVARREIREIAVRQEARAAGAEAGERLAG
- a CDS encoding cysteine desulfurase family protein; translated protein: MIYLDYAATTPADPRVVRAMQAHLGPDGLFANPSATSHAPGRQAAEAVERARARVAALIGAREVLFTSGATEANNLAVLGMARALRRRGRHVVTCASEHPSVLDACRALDREGFEVTVLAPDEGGRLAPERLREALRPDTVLVSVMLANNETGVVQDVAALAELARGRGAVFHTDAVQAVGRMPVRVGDLGVDLLSFTAHKLYGPKGVGALWIRDGLDPLPEPLMHGGGQERGLRPGTLPTHQIVGFAEACRIAAEEGPAEWARLAELTARLEARLAAAGMTARNGDPARAVPGILNMAFCGVDADVLLSLLEGVACASGAACHAGDVRGSHVLRAMGLAQWRVRGALRLSLGRYTTAEEVEEAAARITALVARLRAGRRLAC
- a CDS encoding HesB/IscA family protein; translated protein: MAIRLTEAARERVRGFLAQDGSAVGLRLGVRAMGCSGYSYVMDLAREVGEDDVVFEDDGVRVVVDRESLRLLDGTEVDFAREGLSEGFRFRNPNVRATCGCGDSFTV
- the ndk gene encoding nucleoside-diphosphate kinase, whose translation is MAIERTLSIIKPDAVAKNIIGKIYTRFEEAGLRIVAAKMLHLTREQAEGFYEVHRERPFFKDLVAYMTSGPVMVQVLEGEDAIARNREIMGATDPRQAAPGTIRADFAESIEENAVHGSDGPETAAREIAFFFKPEEICPRTR